The following proteins are co-located in the Halarcobacter sp. genome:
- a CDS encoding phenol hydroxylase subunit P4, which yields MATKHIGDYNPKTRDVVENFHGNIVVYVGWDKHRMINSAMAFPLPPAMPFNALLNDVLPSCFKDHPDFEKLDWDTTQINWQLNGEPFNPQKEKSLEENGIDHKSLIQFETPTLKGLNGLGM from the coding sequence ATGGCAACAAAACATATTGGAGATTATAACCCAAAGACAAGGGATGTAGTAGAAAATTTTCATGGTAATATTGTAGTTTATGTAGGATGGGATAAACATAGAATGATAAATTCAGCTATGGCTTTTCCTTTACCACCTGCAATGCCTTTTAATGCATTGTTAAATGATGTACTTCCAAGTTGTTTCAAAGATCACCCAGATTTTGAAAAACTTGATTGGGATACTACGCAGATAAATTGGCAGTTAAATGGTGAACCATTTAACCCACAAAAAGAAAAGTCTTTAGAAGAGAATGGCATTGACCATAAATCATTAATACAGTTTGAAACGCCAACTCTAAAGGGATTAAACGGTTTAGGAATGTAA
- a CDS encoding SDR family oxidoreductase yields MDLKIENKIVLITGAAQGIGLMTAKKLCEEGAHVIINGRDEEKLQKAILDIKSEIPNANIKAVEANLKDVAGCDKLTSDVPHVDILINNLGIFEPRNFEDITNDEWLHMFNVNVMSGARLSQYYLPKMLKNNWGRIIFISSESALNIPKEMIHYGMTKSAQVSIARGIAQLTEGTSVTSNSIIVGPTKSEGVMTFLNELAKQENKTFEEIEKEFFEVHRPTSLVKKFAEIEESANMIVYIASSLSSMTNGAMLRADGGIINSAFS; encoded by the coding sequence ATGGATTTAAAAATTGAAAATAAAATAGTTCTAATTACAGGTGCAGCTCAAGGTATAGGATTGATGACTGCAAAAAAACTTTGCGAAGAAGGTGCTCACGTAATAATAAATGGAAGAGATGAAGAAAAACTTCAAAAAGCTATTTTAGATATTAAAAGTGAAATTCCAAATGCAAATATAAAAGCTGTTGAAGCCAACTTAAAAGATGTGGCTGGTTGTGATAAACTCACTTCTGATGTACCTCATGTAGATATTTTAATTAACAATTTAGGTATTTTTGAGCCAAGAAACTTTGAAGATATTACAAATGATGAATGGCTTCATATGTTTAATGTAAATGTTATGAGTGGGGCTAGACTTTCTCAATATTACTTGCCAAAAATGTTAAAAAATAATTGGGGTAGAATAATTTTTATATCAAGTGAATCAGCTTTAAACATTCCAAAAGAGATGATACATTATGGGATGACTAAATCTGCTCAAGTCTCAATTGCTAGAGGAATTGCTCAATTAACAGAGGGAACTAGTGTGACTTCAAATTCAATTATAGTTGGACCAACTAAATCTGAAGGGGTAATGACTTTTTTAAATGAATTAGCAAAACAAGAAAACAAAACTTTTGAAGAGATTGAAAAAGAATTTTTTGAAGTACATAGACCAACTTCACTTGTAAAAAAGTTTGCAGAGATTGAAGAGTCTGCAAATATGATTGTTTATATAGCTAGTTCTTTATCAAGTATGACAAATGGAGCAATGCTAAGAGCAGATGGTGGAATAATAAATTCGGCGTTTAGTTAA
- a CDS encoding YciI family protein, giving the protein MQYLVIAYDNEGALEKRLEVRDAHVESAKKMMAEGKIINAGALIEEDQMVGSTLFVDFENDDEINEWLENEPYVQNGVWNMEEFQIVPVKMLPR; this is encoded by the coding sequence ATGCAATACCTTGTAATAGCTTATGACAATGAAGGTGCTTTAGAAAAAAGACTAGAAGTTAGAGATGCTCATGTTGAGAGTGCTAAAAAAATGATGGCAGAAGGAAAAATTATAAATGCTGGTGCTCTTATTGAAGAAGACCAAATGGTAGGTTCTACACTTTTTGTAGATTTTGAAAATGATGATGAGATTAATGAATGGTTGGAAAATGAACCATATGTACAAAATGGTGTATGGAATATGGAAGAGTTCCAAATCGTACCTGTAAAAATGCTTCCTAGATAG
- a CDS encoding aromatic/alkene monooxygenase hydroxylase subunit beta produces the protein MNLDIKSVEIKPIRQTYAHVARRIGENKAATRYEEATYDLQATTNFHYLPTYNSKYEIYDENKTAIKMSDWYKFLDPRQYYYSNYVITRAKQQEVAEQNFSFIERRDLLITMPQDIKEQILKYVVPLRHYEWGANMNNLQIVSECYGAAMANAATFHSEDRLGMAQYITKIGLLLGENEAKFLDEAKDLWVNETSWQGLRKVVEDSFVVEDWFELFIFQNVVMDGFIHPLFFDYYEREIATKGGNIQSMMTEFMTVWFDESNKWVDKTINVAVSESDENKKIITKWCEKYISELEKATILLAKNLVNDPENIVSEIKENLIKRLNKNGLEL, from the coding sequence ATGAATTTAGACATTAAAAGTGTTGAGATAAAGCCTATTAGGCAAACTTATGCTCATGTAGCTAGAAGAATAGGGGAAAATAAAGCAGCAACAAGATATGAAGAGGCTACTTATGATTTACAAGCAACAACAAATTTTCATTATTTGCCAACATATAATTCTAAGTATGAGATATATGATGAAAATAAAACAGCAATAAAAATGTCTGATTGGTATAAATTTTTAGATCCAAGACAGTATTACTATTCAAACTATGTTATTACAAGGGCAAAACAACAAGAAGTTGCAGAACAAAACTTTTCGTTTATCGAAAGAAGAGACCTTTTAATTACAATGCCACAAGATATAAAAGAACAGATTTTAAAATATGTAGTACCTTTAAGACACTATGAGTGGGGTGCAAACATGAATAATCTACAGATTGTATCTGAATGTTATGGTGCGGCAATGGCTAATGCAGCTACATTTCATTCTGAAGATAGATTAGGTATGGCTCAATATATAACAAAAATTGGTCTATTGTTAGGAGAAAATGAAGCAAAATTTTTAGATGAAGCAAAAGATTTATGGGTAAATGAAACTTCTTGGCAAGGACTAAGAAAAGTTGTTGAAGATTCTTTTGTTGTTGAAGATTGGTTTGAACTTTTTATTTTCCAAAACGTTGTAATGGATGGATTTATTCATCCTTTATTTTTTGATTACTATGAAAGAGAGATTGCTACTAAAGGTGGAAATATTCAAAGTATGATGACAGAATTTATGACTGTTTGGTTTGATGAATCAAATAAATGGGTAGATAAAACTATCAATGTTGCCGTAAGTGAATCAGATGAAAATAAAAAAATTATTACTAAGTGGTGTGAAAAGTACATTAGTGAGTTGGAAAAAGCAACTATATTATTGGCAAAAAATTTAGTAAATGACCCAGAAAATATTGTTAGTGAAATAAAAGAAAATTTAATAAAACGTTTGAATAAAAACGGTTTAGAATTATAG
- a CDS encoding response regulator: MNKIKILIVEDESIIAMNLKETLIELGYEPCGIAPNKCKTLKILEKGIEPDLILMDIYLKGPTTGIELAKELKTTLPNIPVVFLTANSEISTIKKASETLAYGYILKPYKKSHLHAAIEVALEKAKNDTKKDEKLNAAENINRTLSHQLNIVKEQKSRTVRLRHGYLYDKEKEILYYGDKPIKLTKKETEIIKILCRSAGFYVSQEQIEYAIWQDEPAGYAAFRSILFRLRSKLHKDLISTQNNTGYKIETI, from the coding sequence ATGAATAAAATAAAAATTTTAATAGTTGAAGATGAATCAATTATTGCTATGAACTTAAAAGAAACATTAATTGAATTAGGATACGAACCTTGTGGCATAGCTCCAAATAAATGTAAAACATTAAAAATCCTAGAAAAAGGAATCGAACCAGATTTAATTTTAATGGATATCTATTTAAAAGGACCTACAACAGGAATTGAGTTAGCAAAAGAACTAAAAACAACACTTCCTAATATACCAGTTGTTTTTTTAACAGCAAACTCTGAAATATCGACAATAAAAAAAGCTTCAGAAACCCTTGCTTATGGATATATACTAAAACCTTATAAAAAAAGTCATCTTCACGCCGCTATTGAAGTTGCATTGGAAAAAGCTAAAAATGATACAAAAAAAGATGAAAAACTAAATGCAGCTGAAAATATCAACAGAACATTAAGTCATCAACTAAATATTGTGAAAGAACAAAAATCGAGAACTGTAAGATTAAGGCATGGATATCTTTATGATAAAGAAAAAGAGATATTATATTATGGTGACAAGCCAATTAAATTAACAAAAAAAGAAACTGAAATCATCAAGATACTTTGCCGTAGTGCCGGTTTTTATGTTTCTCAAGAACAAATTGAATATGCAATTTGGCAAGATGAACCAGCAGGTTATGCAGCTTTTAGATCAATTCTTTTTAGATTAAGATCAAAACTGCATAAAGATTTAATCTCTACACAAAATAACACTGGCTATAAAATTGAAACTATTTAA
- a CDS encoding EAL domain-containing protein codes for MNKEEFKSIIKRADYKTKYEPIIDVNNNNEVFAYEALSKFAIDERIISTEEIFRKLHYHNNLFFELEKRNKIHQVNKFDKNKKLFLNFDADIVKTEEQKAYWESFLKQYKSNIVVEITENGSDDEVSSSIMRSFANWLKDKGINSALDDFAQDGSMFSFFIMNRCNYIKIDKSFLKQIKSNKNYISYLCGLLETIRKNGQKSIIEGVETKEDFDLIKNEFRCDYVQGYYFSNLTLLR; via the coding sequence ATGAATAAAGAAGAATTTAAAAGTATTATAAAAAGAGCTGATTATAAAACAAAATATGAACCAATAATAGATGTTAATAACAACAATGAAGTCTTTGCATATGAGGCATTGTCAAAATTTGCCATAGATGAAAGAATTATATCAACTGAAGAGATATTTAGAAAGTTACACTACCACAATAATCTATTTTTTGAACTTGAAAAAAGAAATAAAATTCATCAGGTAAATAAGTTTGATAAAAATAAAAAGTTGTTTTTGAATTTTGATGCAGATATTGTTAAGACAGAAGAACAAAAAGCGTATTGGGAAAGTTTTTTAAAACAATACAAAAGCAATATTGTTGTTGAAATAACTGAAAATGGAAGTGATGATGAAGTTTCCTCTTCAATTATGAGAAGTTTTGCAAATTGGCTAAAAGACAAAGGTATTAATTCTGCATTAGATGATTTTGCACAAGATGGTTCAATGTTTTCATTTTTTATTATGAATAGATGTAATTATATAAAAATAGATAAATCTTTTTTAAAACAAATTAAATCAAATAAAAACTATATATCATATCTATGTGGATTGTTAGAAACAATAAGAAAAAATGGACAAAAATCAATTATAGAAGGTGTAGAAACAAAAGAGGATTTTGATTTAATAAAAAATGAATTTAGATGTGATTATGTTCAAGGATACTATTTTTCAAATTTAACTTTATTAAGATAA
- a CDS encoding 2Fe-2S iron-sulfur cluster binding domain-containing protein: protein MSYTLEIEPTGDVVEVEEGQTILDAALRQGVYLPHACNHGLCGTCKIELLEGEIDHGEASPFALMDMERDEGKCLACTSTLKEDCAIEADIDEDEDARTIPVKDFKGKVIEIKDLTPRIKGIVLELNEEIDFQAGQYVQFYMPGFEEPRAFSIATSPKDTKTIELNISLVNDGEVTPLIHQNCKIGDEFKITGPFGRFFVKESAQKPMMFFAGGSGLSSPKSMIEDLLQRGCDLPITLFHGARNEDELYYSSLFKKLEKEHENFRYIPVLSGDNLENWSGETGYLNDVAIKTYDNDFSNHKAYLCGPPAMLDSCITVLMRGRLYERDIHIEKFFSKADLSGDNQRSPLFRSL, encoded by the coding sequence ATGAGTTATACATTAGAGATTGAACCAACTGGAGATGTTGTTGAGGTGGAAGAGGGACAAACAATCCTTGATGCTGCATTAAGGCAAGGGGTATATCTACCCCATGCATGTAACCATGGTTTATGTGGAACGTGCAAGATTGAACTTTTAGAAGGTGAAATTGACCATGGGGAAGCTTCACCTTTTGCACTAATGGATATGGAAAGAGATGAAGGAAAATGTTTAGCTTGTACTTCAACTTTGAAAGAAGATTGTGCAATTGAAGCTGATATAGATGAAGATGAAGATGCTAGAACAATTCCAGTTAAAGATTTTAAGGGGAAAGTTATTGAAATAAAAGATTTAACCCCTAGAATAAAAGGGATAGTTTTAGAGTTAAATGAAGAGATTGATTTTCAAGCTGGTCAGTATGTGCAATTTTATATGCCAGGATTTGAAGAACCAAGAGCTTTTTCAATAGCTACATCACCAAAAGATACTAAAACAATAGAGTTAAATATCTCTTTAGTTAATGATGGTGAAGTAACACCTTTAATTCACCAAAATTGTAAAATTGGAGATGAATTTAAAATTACAGGTCCATTTGGAAGATTTTTTGTAAAAGAATCAGCTCAAAAACCTATGATGTTTTTCGCTGGTGGTTCAGGACTTTCAAGTCCCAAATCTATGATTGAAGATTTATTGCAAAGGGGATGTGATTTACCAATTACTTTATTTCATGGAGCAAGAAATGAAGATGAATTATATTATTCTTCACTTTTTAAAAAATTAGAAAAAGAGCATGAAAACTTTAGATATATTCCAGTCCTCTCAGGTGATAATTTAGAAAATTGGAGTGGTGAAACTGGTTATTTAAATGATGTAGCAATTAAAACCTATGATAATGACTTTTCTAATCATAAGGCATATTTATGTGGGCCACCTGCTATGCTTGATTCTTGTATTACAGTATTAATGAGAGGGAGATTATATGAAAGAGATATTCATATAGAAAAGTTTTTTTCGAAAGCAGATTTAAGTGG
- a CDS encoding aromatic/alkene/methane monooxygenase hydroxylase/oxygenase subunit alpha, producing MTMDIKKRKKRLSMKDKYKHMTRLGWETTYQDMDKVFPYDKYEGIKIHDWEAWEDPFRMTMDAYWKYQGEKDKKLYAIIDAFAQNHGQKNISDARYVSALKLFLQGVTPLEYQANRGFAHVARNFRGDGPRVACQMQSIDELRHAQTQIHTLSHYNKYFNGFSEFSHWHDRVWYLSVPKSFFDDARSAGPFEFMIAIGFSFEYVLTNLLFVPFMSGAAYNGDMATVTFGFSAQSDEARHMTLGLQAIKFMLEQDPDNVPIVQKWIDKWTWRGYRVLALVAAMMDYMLPESPQSWKEAWELYFEENTVGLFKDLERYGIKVPECTGTVAAEKEHLSHQVWLTLYTHAAPAAMHTWIPSEEKMDWLSQKYPNTFDKYYRPIYEHWKKREEEGNRYYSEMLPQLCQVCQVPMLFTEVEKDDPMQYVHKQGKYKGERYHFCSDHCKEIFENEPEKYVYSWLPVHQIFQGNCGGATLPEVLDWYKVKFGQDNCDFVGSQDEAAFKSWHGQS from the coding sequence ATGACTATGGATATTAAAAAAAGAAAAAAAAGATTAAGTATGAAGGATAAGTACAAGCATATGACAAGGCTTGGATGGGAAACTACTTATCAAGATATGGACAAGGTTTTTCCTTATGATAAATATGAGGGTATTAAGATTCATGATTGGGAAGCTTGGGAAGATCCATTTAGAATGACAATGGATGCATATTGGAAATATCAAGGGGAAAAAGATAAAAAACTATATGCAATTATAGATGCATTTGCACAAAACCATGGACAAAAAAATATTTCTGATGCAAGATATGTATCAGCATTGAAACTATTTTTACAAGGTGTAACGCCACTTGAATATCAAGCAAATAGAGGTTTTGCACATGTTGCAAGAAACTTTAGAGGTGATGGTCCAAGAGTTGCTTGTCAAATGCAATCAATTGATGAATTAAGACATGCTCAAACTCAAATACATACATTAAGTCATTATAATAAGTATTTTAATGGATTCTCTGAATTTTCACATTGGCATGATAGAGTATGGTATTTATCTGTTCCTAAATCATTTTTTGATGATGCAAGGTCAGCTGGACCATTTGAATTTATGATTGCTATTGGTTTTTCATTTGAATATGTATTAACTAACCTTCTATTTGTACCATTTATGAGTGGTGCAGCATATAATGGAGATATGGCAACTGTAACCTTTGGTTTTTCAGCACAAAGTGATGAAGCAAGACATATGACTTTAGGTCTTCAAGCTATTAAATTTATGTTAGAACAAGACCCAGATAATGTTCCTATTGTTCAAAAATGGATTGATAAATGGACTTGGAGAGGTTATAGAGTTTTAGCATTAGTTGCAGCTATGATGGATTATATGTTACCTGAATCTCCACAATCATGGAAAGAAGCATGGGAATTATATTTTGAAGAAAATACTGTTGGATTATTTAAAGATTTAGAAAGATACGGTATCAAAGTTCCAGAATGTACAGGTACTGTTGCAGCCGAAAAAGAGCATTTGTCTCATCAAGTGTGGTTAACATTATATACTCATGCTGCACCAGCAGCTATGCATACATGGATTCCTAGTGAGGAAAAAATGGACTGGTTAAGCCAAAAGTATCCAAATACTTTTGATAAATACTATAGACCAATTTATGAACATTGGAAAAAAAGAGAAGAAGAGGGAAATAGATATTATTCTGAGATGCTACCTCAACTTTGTCAAGTATGTCAAGTACCAATGTTATTTACAGAAGTTGAAAAAGATGATCCAATGCAATATGTTCATAAGCAGGGTAAATATAAAGGTGAAAGATATCATTTCTGTTCAGACCACTGTAAAGAAATTTTTGAAAATGAGCCAGAAAAGTATGTATATTCTTGGTTACCAGTACATCAAATTTTCCAAGGAAATTGTGGTGGGGCAACATTACCTGAAGTTTTAGACTGGTATAAAGTTAAATTTGGACAAGACAACTGTGACTTTGTTGGTTCACAAGATGAAGCAGCATTTAAATCTTGGCATGGTCAATCATAA
- a CDS encoding MmoB/DmpM family protein, translated as MAENNVLLVLQDVEEARPIVQAVQKDNINAIVENQPAMIRITCPDRLVINAETMEEIIGREWDPQELQLCLITLAGNVDEDYDHFIIYWDN; from the coding sequence ATGGCAGAGAATAATGTACTTTTAGTTCTTCAAGATGTAGAAGAGGCAAGACCAATAGTTCAAGCAGTGCAAAAAGATAATATAAATGCGATAGTTGAAAACCAACCTGCAATGATTAGAATTACTTGTCCTGACAGATTAGTAATAAATGCTGAAACTATGGAAGAGATTATAGGAAGAGAATGGGATCCTCAAGAGTTACAACTTTGTTTAATCACTCTTGCTGGAAATGTTGATGAAGATTATGATCATTTTATAATTTATTGGGATAATTAG
- a CDS encoding phenol hydroxylase subunit, with protein sequence MKTNSLNIEMEKFVHITNQNHNDLIEFDFSIGNPIMYVELALPIKQFEEFCKINKVKFLTKQQLIDVENDKYKWKYGVIGTSKEL encoded by the coding sequence ATGAAAACAAATAGTTTGAATATTGAAATGGAAAAGTTTGTTCATATCACTAATCAAAACCATAATGATTTGATAGAGTTTGATTTTTCTATTGGTAATCCAATAATGTATGTGGAGTTAGCTTTGCCAATAAAACAGTTTGAGGAGTTTTGTAAAATTAATAAAGTCAAATTTCTTACAAAACAACAATTAATTGATGTAGAAAATGACAAATACAAATGGAAGTATGGTGTTATTGGTACATCAAAAGAGCTTTAA
- a CDS encoding histidine kinase dimerization/phosphoacceptor domain -containing protein codes for MENKITKYKSKFLNQNKLAKRFSLTYILFSIIGVVSFNKFLQHYSEDNNLTSDDTFTFNIIFILFTFIIFILMVNHMQKVIKNIDKSYKDLKRKDKARLAPYEFALNNSVDAIYWFTLDARVVYANNAACNMLGYTKEEMLDMFLEEMDPNFDRNSAQECMIEIKNTKNWTLETTQKKKDGSIINIEVSGHGFIFGGKDYICAFGRDITSRLVYRNEITNMNQELQKSVDEKEILLKEIHHRVKNNMEIISSLLAMQYRRVQDNEVKYILKQSRSRINTMALVHEFLYLGENLAYINLEDYIKRLIEDIKELYISNNTYLNFDLNIDQLIFSTNRCIQVGMVLHELSVNALKYAFKEDRDNLLCIHIKKSNDKIHLKIRDNGDGLENIDSLYKTDSIGMQLVHTIVENQLDGTIEFKNNRGLECNIFFPIKED; via the coding sequence ATGGAAAATAAAATTACAAAATATAAATCAAAATTTTTAAATCAAAATAAACTTGCAAAAAGATTCTCTTTAACATATATATTGTTTAGTATTATAGGTGTAGTTTCATTTAATAAGTTTCTACAGCATTATTCAGAAGATAATAATTTAACCTCAGATGATACATTTACTTTTAATATCATTTTTATTCTTTTTACCTTTATAATTTTTATCCTTATGGTTAATCATATGCAAAAGGTAATCAAAAATATTGACAAATCATATAAAGACCTAAAAAGAAAAGATAAAGCGAGACTTGCACCCTATGAGTTTGCTTTAAATAATTCTGTAGATGCTATCTACTGGTTTACCCTTGATGCAAGAGTTGTATATGCGAATAATGCTGCATGTAATATGTTAGGCTATACAAAAGAAGAAATGTTAGATATGTTTTTAGAAGAGATGGATCCAAATTTTGATAGAAATAGTGCCCAAGAATGTATGATTGAAATAAAAAATACAAAAAACTGGACACTTGAAACTACCCAAAAGAAAAAAGATGGAAGTATTATTAATATCGAAGTTTCTGGTCATGGTTTTATTTTTGGTGGTAAAGACTATATTTGTGCCTTTGGTAGGGATATTACATCTAGATTAGTATATAGAAACGAAATAACAAATATGAATCAAGAACTACAAAAATCTGTTGATGAAAAAGAGATATTATTAAAAGAGATACATCATAGAGTTAAGAATAATATGGAAATTATTTCATCTCTTTTAGCCATGCAATATAGAAGAGTTCAGGATAATGAAGTTAAATATATATTAAAACAAAGTAGAAGTAGAATAAACACAATGGCTTTGGTTCATGAGTTTTTATATTTAGGTGAAAACTTAGCTTATATAAATTTAGAAGACTATATAAAAAGGTTGATTGAGGATATAAAAGAGTTATATATTTCAAATAATACTTATCTAAATTTTGATTTAAATATAGACCAACTTATTTTTTCAACAAATAGATGTATTCAAGTTGGTATGGTTTTACATGAATTATCAGTAAATGCTTTAAAATATGCATTTAAAGAGGATAGAGACAATCTTCTTTGTATTCATATAAAAAAATCAAATGATAAAATACATCTAAAAATACGAGATAATGGAGATGGTTTAGAAAATATTGATTCGTTGTATAAAACAGACTCTATTGGGATGCAATTAGTTCATACAATAGTAGAAAACCAATTAGATGGTACAATTGAGTTCAAAAATAATAGAGGGTTAGAATGTAATATATTCTTTCCAATCAAGGAGGATTAA
- a CDS encoding prephenate dehydratase → MNKTIIYQGVDGAYSHLACQKLFPNSKLISSNSFFDSMQAVEKGEATYAVIPIENSSAGRVEEIYRLIPKMQLNIIQEHFEPINHSLMALKGVKIDELETVASHPQALAQCARNIKKLNLKPVEKFDTAGSAKELLESQDKTQGAIASTLAANIYNLDILDENFSDFNGNVTRFIILSREQFIPKFEVDKLYITSLVFSVKNIPAALYKALGGFATNGIDLIKIESYSDIGSVYSTQFHIDLYGHIEEKRLKLALEELKFFSEELKIIGVYERNSHRDIM, encoded by the coding sequence ATGAATAAAACTATAATATACCAAGGTGTCGATGGTGCGTATTCACACTTAGCGTGCCAAAAGTTATTTCCAAATTCTAAACTAATTAGCTCTAATTCTTTTTTTGATTCAATGCAAGCTGTTGAAAAAGGTGAAGCAACATACGCTGTAATACCTATTGAAAACTCTTCTGCAGGTAGAGTTGAAGAGATTTATAGATTAATTCCTAAAATGCAACTAAATATTATTCAAGAACATTTTGAACCTATAAATCATTCTTTAATGGCATTAAAAGGTGTAAAAATTGATGAGTTAGAAACTGTAGCTTCTCATCCACAAGCATTGGCTCAATGTGCTAGAAATATTAAAAAATTAAATTTAAAGCCTGTAGAGAAATTTGATACGGCAGGTTCAGCGAAAGAACTTTTAGAATCGCAAGATAAAACCCAAGGTGCAATAGCGTCAACTTTAGCTGCTAATATTTATAATTTAGATATTTTAGATGAAAACTTCTCAGATTTTAATGGAAATGTAACTAGATTTATAATCCTTTCAAGAGAACAATTTATACCTAAATTTGAAGTTGATAAATTATATATTACATCTTTGGTTTTTAGTGTAAAAAATATTCCAGCTGCATTATATAAAGCTTTAGGTGGTTTTGCGACTAATGGTATAGATTTAATTAAAATTGAAAGCTATTCTGATATTGGAAGTGTTTATTCTACACAGTTTCATATAGACTTATATGGACATATTGAAGAAAAAAGATTGAAATTAGCTCTTGAAGAATTAAAATTTTTCTCAGAAGAATTAAAGATTATTGGAGTATATGAAAGAAATTCACATAGAGATATAATGTAA